A window of Alphaproteobacteria bacterium genomic DNA:
ATTCATAAAGCTGTGTACCCAAGTCGTAAAGAGAGAAACGAGAACTAAGCAATTTTTTGGTTTTAAGTTCAAATCCTATGGAAAAGAGTGTAGACATTTGCCCACACTCTTTTTTCATTTACGCCATCCTTTTTGTCCTGTCATTGACGTTGCTTGAAATGCCTTTACGATGGTGAAAATCTTCACCATTGCAAGGTTAAAACCATTTGGATAGCCTGCTTCAGTCATCAAGTTTTTGGCTTTTTGAAAATCAAATTTTCGTCTTGTATTTATCTTTGGATCATATCCATTAACATCTTTTACTATATATACCACTCTTGTTTCGAACTGTGGAGGTCGTCAGATTTCGGGATTCATCATGCTCATGTACAAAAAGGGTACACTGTGCGTGCATCACCGCTCATCTTCCTACCCACATTTCAAAACAATTTGGGTATAACCTCCTTCAAATGAAATTGGTGTATGAGTCTTACCTAAAATCTATAATACAAAAATGAACATATTTTATAATATGTTAGATTATTTTTGGTATGTATTGTTGTTGTTATAAATAAATATAAAACAGTACTTTTGCCAGAACCTAAAAAGTTTGGTACACTTAAAGTGTAATAGGATAATAGGTGGAAAAATGCAAATTACTCCTGATAGTGGTGCCTCTCAGTTAGGTCTTGATCGTTCCAGTGAAGTAAAAAATCTTCAACAGAACGAAAAATTAGAAAAAAAAGTTGAAGGAAAAGACGATATTCGTGGAGGTCTTGCCGAGGAAATGAAATCGCTTGATCCAAATAAAGGCAATCATGTTGATGTGTTGACCTGAAATAACAGCAAGATCATAAGAAATTATCCGAGTTGAATTATTTCTGTGTTTTTGAGCAATACGATATCATTGCCAAGTAGTTTAGTTATTGCCAAAAATATTATGCCATGAGCAATGATAAGATTGTTGTGTGGATTTTTTTGCATTGTATCAACAATAGGTTGAATGCGTTTGTGAACATCTTGAAAAGATTCGCAAGAAATATTGTTAATGTTGCCATCAATCCAAGACTCAATAAAATTTTCTTTTATTTTTTTGCCTTCATGAAGACCAAAATGCGCTTCTTTAAGATCTTCAATAATAATGAGGTTAATGTTTAAAGCGTTTGCAATAATTTGAGCTGTTTCAAATGCGCGTTTTAATGGGCTTGTATAAATTGTTTGAATGTTGAGTTTTTGAACTTTTTGAATCGTTTTTTTTGCTTGTTCTTTGCCTAGATCGTTTAGTGGAATATCCTTTTGTCCCATAAGAATCTGCTGTGCATTCCAATCAGTTTGCCCATGGCGCATAAAATAAAAAGAGCTTTTATTCATTTGGAA
This region includes:
- a CDS encoding histidine phosphatase family protein; protein product: FQMNKSSFYFMRHGQTDWNAQQILMGQKDIPLNDLGKEQAKKTIQKVQKLNIQTIYTSPLKRAFETAQIIANALNINLIIIEDLKEAHFGLHEGKKIKENFIESWIDGNINNISCESFQDVHKRIQPIVDTMQKNPHNNLIIAHGIIFLAITKLLGNDIVLLKNTEIIQLG